A genomic window from Candidatus Kouleothrix ribensis includes:
- a CDS encoding translation initiation factor → MASNKHSRLVYSTDPTPAPEPDAPAAATYPSAARQTARIWRDSKRRRGKTVTVVAGLQHDPATLEALLKRLKQLCGAGGTLKDGEIEIQGDHRERVAAALAALGYTIKHVGG, encoded by the coding sequence ATGGCCTCAAACAAGCATAGCCGGCTGGTGTACAGCACCGACCCCACCCCGGCGCCCGAGCCGGATGCGCCAGCAGCTGCGACGTACCCATCGGCAGCTCGGCAGACCGCGCGGATCTGGCGCGATAGCAAGCGGCGGCGTGGCAAGACCGTGACGGTGGTAGCCGGGCTACAGCACGACCCAGCCACGCTCGAGGCGCTGTTGAAGCGGCTCAAGCAGCTGTGCGGCGCCGGCGGCACATTGAAAGACGGCGAGATCGAGATCCAGGGCGATCATCGTGAGCGCGTGGCTGCTGCGCTGGCAGCCTTGGGCTACACGATTAAGCATGTCGGGGGGTAG